A region of Ferruginibacter albus DNA encodes the following proteins:
- a CDS encoding efflux RND transporter permease subunit, whose protein sequence is MVKLIKNIIHFSLRHRYLVFFLTAVLGVIGFVSYKNTPIETFPDVTNTQIIIIAQWPGRSAEEVEKFISIPLETTLNSVQKKVNLRSTSAFGLCYIRIIFDDDVDDAFARQQVISRLGNADLPDGVKPEVEPPYGPTGEIYRYTLSSKTKSVRDLYTIQDWVLDKQFKQVPGVADVNSFGGEEKCYEISVNPDYLIKYGLSSLDVYNAVAKSNVNVGGDVIERNGQAYVVRGIGLLDNKEEVENVIVTKINGVPILVKNVASVNETGKPRLGQVSRDNDEDVVEGIIVMRKGENPSEVLKLIEDKVKFLNDKVLPADVKINTFYDRTELMHYAQHTVIHNLLEGIILVTVIVLLFMADWRTTVTVSIIIPLSLLFAFICMRLKGMTANLLSMGAVDFGIIIDGAVVMVEGLFVALDHRAKEVGMEKFNKLAKLGLFKQVGTEMGKAIFFSKIIILTCLVPIFAFQKVEGKMFSPLAYTLGFALLGALLFTLTLVPALSSILLKKNVREKHNPVVLFFENGVSALFKRAYKFPKISLLIAISIMAVTFFSAKFLGTEFLPDLNEGALWVEAEIPMSASLPQAMVISDKMVQILHEFPEVEQTLSQVGRTNDGTDPKGFFNIQIQVDLKDEEQWRKGLTEDDLIDSMDTQLRKIPGVVLNYSQPIRDNVEEAVAGVNASMAVKIFGPDFNTLDSLAEKVKQQMANVRGVDDLGILRNLGQPEFRIELDQQKMALYGVSTADAQAVIEMAIGGKAATQLYEGEKRFDVRVRYAKDFRDTEDKIKQLMVPTQDGIKVPISEIATVRTLTGPAFIYRDNNMRHIAVKFSVRERDLGSTIAEAQQKVADAVKLPQGYTTTWNGEFENQIRATNTLNRVVPLCLLAIFIILFITYGNVKDSLLTILNVPFALIGGILALHITGINFSISAGIGFIALFGVCIQNGVILISVFKKNIEAKMPLDTAIFEGVKSRVRPVVMTALMAAIGLMPAAISHGIGSETQKPLAVVVIGGLVTSTILTLLILPILYAMVHKLIHDRSHRNLLHKIGILSKVEKPNQ, encoded by the coding sequence ATGGTTAAGCTTATAAAAAATATTATTCACTTTTCATTACGCCACCGCTACCTGGTTTTCTTTTTAACAGCAGTGTTGGGAGTGATCGGCTTTGTTAGTTATAAAAATACGCCTATTGAAACATTTCCTGATGTTACCAATACGCAGATAATTATTATTGCACAATGGCCCGGTCGTAGTGCTGAAGAGGTGGAAAAATTTATTTCTATTCCACTGGAAACAACGCTGAATAGTGTTCAGAAGAAAGTGAACCTTCGCAGCACGTCTGCATTTGGGCTTTGTTACATCCGCATTATTTTTGATGATGATGTAGATGATGCGTTTGCACGGCAACAGGTAATTAGTCGTTTAGGTAATGCAGACCTTCCTGATGGCGTAAAGCCGGAAGTTGAACCACCTTATGGTCCCACGGGAGAAATTTATCGATACACATTAAGCAGCAAAACCAAATCTGTTCGTGATTTATATACTATACAGGATTGGGTGCTGGATAAACAATTTAAACAAGTGCCCGGTGTTGCAGATGTAAATAGTTTTGGAGGCGAAGAAAAATGTTACGAGATAAGTGTTAATCCTGATTACTTAATTAAGTATGGTTTATCATCGCTGGATGTTTATAATGCTGTAGCAAAGAGCAATGTGAACGTTGGTGGCGATGTGATTGAACGTAATGGGCAGGCCTATGTGGTAAGGGGTATTGGATTATTGGATAATAAGGAAGAAGTTGAGAACGTAATTGTTACTAAAATAAATGGTGTTCCTATTTTGGTCAAGAATGTTGCCAGTGTAAATGAAACAGGAAAACCAAGACTGGGGCAGGTTTCAAGAGATAATGATGAGGACGTGGTAGAAGGAATTATAGTAATGCGGAAAGGAGAAAACCCCAGTGAGGTATTAAAATTAATAGAAGACAAGGTTAAGTTTTTAAATGATAAAGTGCTACCTGCCGATGTAAAGATCAATACTTTCTACGATCGCACGGAGCTAATGCATTATGCACAGCATACAGTTATTCATAATTTATTGGAAGGCATCATACTCGTAACGGTAATTGTATTATTGTTCATGGCTGATTGGCGTACAACGGTCACCGTTAGCATTATCATTCCTTTATCCTTATTGTTTGCATTTATCTGTATGCGCCTGAAAGGAATGACGGCAAACCTTTTGAGTATGGGTGCTGTTGACTTTGGTATTATCATAGATGGCGCTGTGGTAATGGTGGAAGGGTTGTTTGTTGCGTTGGATCATCGTGCAAAAGAAGTAGGGATGGAGAAGTTTAATAAGCTGGCAAAGCTTGGATTATTCAAACAAGTAGGAACCGAAATGGGTAAAGCCATCTTCTTCTCTAAAATAATCATTCTTACTTGTCTTGTTCCCATATTCGCTTTCCAAAAAGTAGAAGGAAAAATGTTTTCGCCATTAGCGTATACATTAGGTTTTGCGTTGTTAGGTGCTTTGCTGTTCACACTCACGTTAGTGCCGGCATTATCAAGCATCTTATTAAAAAAGAATGTAAGAGAGAAGCACAATCCTGTCGTACTGTTCTTTGAAAATGGCGTTAGTGCTCTGTTCAAGCGAGCTTATAAATTTCCTAAAATCAGTTTGCTGATCGCTATATCAATAATGGCAGTAACGTTCTTCTCTGCAAAATTTTTAGGAACAGAATTTTTGCCGGACCTGAATGAAGGTGCTTTATGGGTAGAGGCTGAAATACCGATGAGCGCTTCATTACCGCAGGCAATGGTTATCTCAGATAAGATGGTGCAGATATTGCATGAGTTCCCGGAAGTAGAGCAAACCTTATCGCAGGTGGGAAGAACTAATGATGGTACCGATCCCAAAGGCTTTTTCAATATTCAAATACAGGTAGATCTAAAAGATGAAGAGCAATGGCGTAAAGGCTTAACAGAAGATGATCTGATCGATAGCATGGATACACAATTAAGAAAGATCCCTGGCGTAGTATTGAATTATTCGCAACCGATACGTGATAATGTAGAAGAAGCTGTTGCCGGTGTAAACGCCTCCATGGCAGTAAAAATATTTGGGCCTGATTTTAATACACTTGATTCCTTGGCAGAGAAAGTAAAACAACAAATGGCTAATGTGCGTGGTGTTGATGATCTGGGTATACTTAGAAATTTAGGTCAGCCTGAATTTAGAATTGAATTGGATCAACAAAAAATGGCCTTGTATGGTGTAAGCACTGCCGATGCACAAGCAGTGATTGAAATGGCGATTGGTGGTAAAGCTGCTACTCAATTGTATGAAGGTGAAAAGCGTTTTGATGTTCGTGTTCGTTATGCAAAAGATTTTAGAGATACGGAAGACAAGATCAAGCAATTGATGGTGCCAACACAAGATGGCATTAAAGTTCCAATTAGTGAAATTGCAACAGTGAGAACATTGACCGGACCTGCGTTTATCTATCGTGATAATAACATGCGTCACATTGCGGTTAAGTTTTCTGTTCGTGAAAGAGATTTAGGAAGCACTATTGCGGAAGCACAGCAAAAAGTAGCCGATGCAGTTAAGTTACCGCAAGGATATACTACTACATGGAATGGTGAATTTGAAAACCAGATACGTGCTACCAATACATTAAATAGAGTAGTGCCGCTTTGCTTACTCGCCATCTTTATCATTTTGTTTATTACCTATGGTAATGTAAAAGATTCATTGCTTACAATATTGAATGTGCCGTTTGCATTGATAGGAGGAATATTGGCATTGCATATTACCGGAATAAATTTCAGCATTAGTGCCGGTATTGGTTTTATTGCCTTGTTTGGTGTGTGTATTCAAAACGGTGTGATATTAATAAGTGTGTTCAAGAAAAATATAGAAGCTAAGATGCCGTTGGATACTGCTATTTTCGAAGGTGTTAAGTCTCGTGTACGCCCGGTAGTTATGACGGCTTTAATGGCGGCTATTGGTTTGATGCCGGCGGCAATATCACATGGTATAGGAAGTGAAACACAAAAACCATTAGCAGTTGTGGTAATTGGTGGATTGGTTACGTCAACAATATTGACATTATTAATACTGCCGATACTGTATGCAATGGTTCATAAATTGATACACGACAGATCGCACAGGAACCTGTTGCATAAAATAGGAATATTAAGCAAGGTGGAAAAACCCAATCAATAA
- the acpP gene encoding acyl carrier protein, protein MNKEKTTERLLQLISDKLGVDAHALTLKTSFSDDLGTDSLDVYELIMATEKEFGIKINDEDAEKLTTVGLLADYINNSLGHVAPAAKPIVAPEVKEELASATLDPVTQFN, encoded by the coding sequence ATGAACAAAGAAAAAACCACAGAAAGACTCCTTCAATTGATATCTGATAAATTGGGAGTAGATGCACATGCGCTTACTTTGAAAACATCTTTTAGCGATGATTTGGGAACAGACTCATTGGATGTTTATGAATTAATAATGGCTACAGAAAAAGAATTCGGCATAAAAATTAATGATGAAGATGCTGAAAAACTAACTACTGTAGGTTTATTAGCAGATTATATTAATAATTCATTAGGACATGTTGCTCCGGCAGCTAAACCAATTGTAGCCCCTGAAGTAAAAGAAGAATTAGCTTCTGCTACGCTTGATCCTGTTACCCAATTCAATTAA
- a CDS encoding HAMP domain-containing sensor histidine kinase — protein sequence MRLKNKLRLAFGFLFLVILCFGIAGIYYITQFSSDADKILKNNYETLVYDNNMLKVLNDISKDSSALNTFENNLQRQEKNVTEQGEGEFTKQLRQNFESLKKDPSNLSYRSNIIQAIQSINNINQVAIMRKNHATHEDSQEAIVWLTSMFVILTLIAFTLVVNFPGAVANPIRALSEGIKAIAQKNYQKRIHLEQKDEFGDLANAFNIMAEKLDEFENSNLAKLKFEKKRIETIINQMKDGIVGLDAKKNILFLNEVAAKILGLKEEQIINKYAPDVALQNDLMRTLLQQQTNKKELKIYADNKESYFNKDTFNVLDGGEIIGQVIVLRNITPFHELNEAKTNFIATVSHELKTPISSIKMSAQLLSDDRIGALSDEQKELIGSVREDADRLLKITGELLNMTQVETGNIQLKFQPVFPEKILEHAIQAIKFQSQQKSIELKTTIQSDLPAINVDEEKTTWVLINFLTNAIKYSSENSTIEINLYKQTDAVEFAVKDHGRGIEKKYLPKIFDRYFKVPGTGEKSGTGLGLAISKEFIEAQHGIIWVKSVINEGSTFGFSMIASGNKSTAI from the coding sequence ATGCGATTAAAAAACAAACTAAGGCTGGCGTTCGGTTTTCTGTTTTTAGTTATTCTGTGTTTTGGAATAGCGGGCATTTATTATATCACGCAGTTTAGTTCTGATGCTGATAAAATATTAAAGAATAATTACGAAACGCTGGTATATGATAATAACATGCTGAAAGTGCTGAATGATATATCAAAAGATTCATCTGCATTAAACACATTTGAAAATAATTTACAAAGGCAGGAAAAAAATGTAACGGAACAAGGTGAAGGAGAATTCACCAAACAATTGCGACAGAATTTTGAATCGCTTAAAAAAGACCCTTCAAACTTAAGTTACAGAAGCAACATTATCCAGGCTATACAAAGCATCAACAATATTAACCAGGTTGCCATCATGCGTAAGAACCATGCTACGCATGAGGATTCGCAGGAAGCAATTGTGTGGCTTACATCCATGTTTGTTATTCTTACATTGATAGCGTTTACATTGGTGGTAAATTTTCCGGGCGCTGTTGCAAATCCGATCAGGGCTCTATCAGAAGGTATAAAAGCAATCGCTCAAAAAAATTATCAAAAGCGCATTCACTTAGAACAGAAAGATGAGTTTGGCGATTTGGCAAATGCGTTTAATATAATGGCAGAAAAATTAGATGAATTTGAAAACAGCAATCTTGCCAAATTAAAATTTGAAAAGAAACGCATTGAAACCATCATCAATCAAATGAAAGACGGTATTGTTGGATTGGATGCAAAGAAAAATATTTTGTTTTTAAATGAAGTAGCCGCTAAAATATTAGGATTAAAAGAGGAACAGATCATTAATAAATATGCGCCTGATGTGGCTTTGCAAAATGACCTGATGCGTACTTTATTGCAGCAGCAAACCAACAAGAAAGAATTAAAGATCTATGCGGATAATAAAGAAAGCTATTTTAATAAAGACACTTTCAATGTATTGGACGGAGGAGAAATAATTGGACAGGTGATCGTATTGCGTAACATTACACCATTCCATGAATTGAATGAAGCAAAAACAAATTTTATTGCAACGGTTTCTCATGAATTGAAAACACCTATCTCTTCTATTAAGATGAGCGCTCAATTATTAAGTGATGATCGTATTGGTGCATTAAGTGATGAGCAAAAAGAATTGATCGGCAGTGTACGTGAAGATGCTGATCGTTTATTAAAAATTACCGGCGAACTATTAAATATGACACAGGTGGAAACCGGCAATATTCAGTTAAAGTTTCAACCTGTTTTTCCTGAAAAAATTTTAGAGCATGCCATACAGGCGATAAAGTTTCAATCGCAACAAAAAAGCATAGAGCTAAAAACAACTATCCAATCTGATCTTCCTGCAATTAATGTAGACGAAGAAAAAACCACCTGGGTGCTGATCAATTTTTTAACCAACGCCATTAAATATTCTTCCGAAAACTCAACCATTGAAATCAATCTTTATAAACAAACCGATGCTGTAGAGTTTGCAGTGAAAGATCATGGCAGAGGAATAGAAAAAAAATACCTGCCAAAAATATTTGATCGTTATTTTAAGGTTCCCGGCACGGGAGAAAAAAGCGGAACCGGTTTAGGCTTAGCCATTTCAAAAGAATTTATCGAAGCGCAGCATGGTATTATCTGGGTAAAGAGTGTAATAAACGAAGGAAGCACTTTCGGCTTTTCCATGATTGCATCAGGTAATAAATCCACTGCTATTTAA
- a CDS encoding sensor protein KdpD, with amino-acid sequence MPDKEQDAEHFLDLIRRSKRGKFKIYIGMSAGVGKTYRMLQEAHTLLRNGVDIKIGYIETHNRQETHALIEGLPLIPRRKLFYKGKELDELDMQAVLNLHPEIVIIDELAHTNIEGSKNEKRWQDVMDILNAGINVISAVNIQHIESLNEEIKDITGISVAERIPDIVLSEADEVVNIDLTADELVTRLKEGKIYTKDKIEIALKNFFASEKILQLRELALKEVASQVERKIETEIPRHLKAERFLACISSNHEIAKKVIRKTARLASYYNSRWYLLYVQTPKEQGDKIGLAAQRHLINNFKLATELGAEVIKIKNKNIAKAIFEATAQKQISTICIGKPHLNLMNIILKTAVFNQLLNKLAASDIDIVILS; translated from the coding sequence ATGCCTGATAAAGAACAAGACGCAGAACATTTCCTGGATCTTATCCGTCGTTCAAAACGCGGCAAGTTTAAAATATATATCGGCATGAGTGCCGGTGTTGGAAAAACGTATCGCATGTTGCAGGAAGCACATACACTATTACGAAATGGTGTCGATATTAAGATCGGGTATATTGAAACGCATAACAGGCAAGAAACACATGCATTAATAGAAGGGCTTCCTTTAATACCACGCAGAAAATTATTTTACAAAGGAAAAGAGTTGGATGAGTTGGATATGCAGGCGGTATTAAATCTTCACCCGGAAATTGTTATCATAGATGAGTTGGCGCATACTAATATTGAAGGAAGTAAAAATGAAAAACGCTGGCAAGATGTGATGGACATTTTAAATGCCGGCATTAATGTGATAAGTGCTGTAAACATTCAACACATAGAAAGCTTAAACGAAGAGATAAAAGACATTACAGGTATTAGTGTTGCTGAGCGAATTCCTGATATTGTATTAAGCGAAGCAGACGAAGTAGTGAACATTGACCTTACTGCAGATGAACTGGTAACAAGATTAAAGGAAGGTAAAATCTATACGAAAGATAAAATTGAAATTGCGTTAAAGAATTTTTTTGCGTCAGAAAAAATTCTTCAGCTGCGTGAGCTGGCATTAAAAGAAGTGGCATCGCAGGTTGAACGAAAGATAGAAACGGAAATACCCAGGCATTTAAAGGCTGAGCGCTTCCTGGCTTGTATCAGCAGTAATCATGAAATTGCAAAAAAAGTAATTCGTAAAACAGCAAGACTGGCTTCTTATTATAATTCAAGATGGTATTTATTATATGTGCAAACACCGAAAGAGCAAGGAGATAAAATTGGATTAGCTGCACAACGTCATTTAATAAATAATTTTAAGCTGGCAACGGAATTAGGCGCTGAAGTAATAAAAATAAAGAACAAGAATATTGCAAAAGCAATCTTTGAAGCAACGGCGCAAAAACAGATCAGCACTATTTGTATTGGAAAACCACACTTGAATTTGATGAACATTATTTTAAAAACCGCAGTGTTTAACCAGTTGCTGAATAAATTGGCAGCATCTGATATAGACATTGTAATATTGAGTTGA
- a CDS encoding K(+)-transporting ATPase subunit C, protein MKKYLLPSLMLTLVFIVICSVLYPLLIAGIAKFAPGAGKGETVTVNGKVVGYANVGQKFTEDNFFWGRPSAVGYNAAGSAGSNKGPTNADYLATVQANIDTFLVHNPTVKKEDIPSDLVTNSGSGLDPDISPEAAYVQVDRIVSTRKIPKEKIITLIQSTTAKPLFNSLGPARVNVLKLNVGLAELK, encoded by the coding sequence ATGAAAAAATATTTGTTGCCCTCCTTAATGTTAACGCTTGTATTCATTGTTATATGTTCGGTACTATATCCGTTATTGATAGCAGGAATTGCAAAATTCGCTCCCGGTGCAGGTAAAGGAGAAACTGTAACAGTTAATGGAAAAGTAGTAGGCTATGCGAATGTTGGGCAAAAGTTTACAGAAGACAACTTTTTTTGGGGACGCCCTTCGGCTGTTGGTTATAATGCAGCGGGTTCAGCAGGCTCTAACAAAGGTCCTACCAATGCTGATTATTTAGCTACTGTTCAGGCTAATATAGATACTTTCCTGGTGCATAATCCAACTGTAAAAAAAGAAGATATTCCATCAGACTTAGTGACCAATTCGGGAAGCGGATTGGATCCCGACATCTCGCCTGAAGCAGCTTATGTGCAGGTAGACAGGATTGTCAGCACACGAAAAATTCCAAAAGAAAAGATCATCACTCTTATTCAATCAACAACAGCAAAGCCCTTGTTTAACAGTTTAGGTCCGGCACGTGTTAATGTACTGAAACTAAACGTGGGCTTAGCTGAATTAAAATAG
- the kdpB gene encoding potassium-transporting ATPase subunit KdpB: protein MSKHINTGNKLFEASLVKDALKQSFVKLNPRIMLRNPVMFTVEIGTAIMLAVCIWILAGERSQGNLGYNFAVFLILLVTVLFANFAEAIAEARGKAQADSLRKTREETPAKKIFPVGDMHVNEVKIVPSSQLQKGDVFLCEAGDTIPMDGEIIKGIATIDESAITGESAPVIREAGGDKSSVTGGTKVLSDKIQVRVTTAPGESFLDKMIALVEGASRQKTPNEIALTILLASFTLIFLIVCVTLKPFSDYANTPITVAAFVSLYVCLIPTTIGGLLSAIGIAGMDRALRANVITKSGKAVETAGDLDTLLLDKTGTITIGNRKATNFWPANNIAGEIFIEACVLSSLADQTPEGKSIIELGNERGIKAPSLQTDKVRFIEFTAETRSSGIDMGDIRIRKGAFDSIKKIAAAAGNSFPSETEEKVKSIASNGGTPLVVSQNEKIVGVIELQDIIKPGIQERFQRLRKMGVKTVMVTGDNPLTAKFIAEKAGVDDFIAEAKPEDKMNYIKKEQQGGKLVAMMGDGTNDAPALAQADVGVAMNSGTQAAKEAGNMVDLDNDPTKLIEIVEIGKQLLMTRGTLTTFSIANDVAKYFAIVPALFIVSIPSLQALNIMYLKSAESAILSAVIFNAIIIPILIPLALRGVAYRPIGASALLRRNILIYGVGGIIAPFIGIKLIDMALGLFM, encoded by the coding sequence ATGTCAAAGCACATAAACACAGGCAATAAATTATTCGAAGCTTCGCTGGTAAAAGATGCGCTAAAGCAATCATTTGTTAAGCTGAACCCACGAATAATGCTTCGTAATCCTGTAATGTTCACGGTAGAAATTGGAACAGCAATAATGTTAGCTGTTTGCATATGGATATTGGCCGGTGAAAGATCACAAGGAAATCTTGGTTATAATTTTGCCGTATTTCTTATTCTATTAGTAACTGTTTTGTTTGCCAATTTTGCAGAAGCGATTGCAGAAGCAAGAGGCAAAGCGCAGGCAGACAGCTTACGTAAAACAAGAGAAGAAACACCCGCTAAAAAAATATTTCCTGTAGGAGATATGCACGTAAATGAAGTTAAAATTGTTCCTTCTTCTCAACTACAAAAAGGAGATGTGTTTCTTTGTGAAGCGGGTGATACCATACCGATGGATGGTGAAATTATAAAAGGTATTGCCACTATTGATGAATCTGCTATCACCGGAGAATCTGCACCGGTAATACGGGAAGCGGGTGGCGACAAATCATCTGTTACCGGTGGTACAAAAGTTTTATCCGATAAAATACAGGTTCGTGTTACTACAGCACCCGGCGAAAGTTTTTTAGATAAGATGATCGCATTGGTAGAAGGTGCATCCCGTCAAAAAACGCCCAATGAAATTGCCTTAACAATTTTGCTGGCAAGCTTTACATTGATCTTCCTGATTGTTTGCGTAACATTAAAACCATTTTCTGATTATGCAAATACTCCCATCACAGTTGCAGCATTTGTGTCCTTATATGTTTGTTTAATTCCTACCACTATTGGTGGACTGTTAAGCGCTATTGGTATTGCAGGAATGGATAGAGCCTTGCGTGCAAACGTTATAACTAAAAGTGGCAAAGCCGTGGAAACAGCCGGTGACCTGGATACTTTATTATTAGATAAAACAGGAACAATTACAATTGGTAACAGAAAGGCAACTAATTTTTGGCCCGCTAATAATATTGCTGGAGAGATCTTTATAGAAGCATGTGTGTTATCTTCTTTAGCTGATCAAACACCGGAAGGAAAATCAATTATTGAATTAGGTAATGAGAGAGGCATCAAAGCTCCTTCTTTACAAACTGATAAAGTAAGATTCATTGAGTTTACTGCTGAAACAAGAAGCAGCGGTATTGACATGGGTGATATCCGCATACGTAAAGGAGCTTTTGATTCTATTAAAAAAATTGCAGCTGCAGCAGGAAATAGTTTTCCTTCAGAAACAGAAGAAAAAGTAAAAAGCATTGCGTCCAATGGTGGAACTCCGTTAGTTGTTAGCCAAAATGAAAAAATAGTAGGCGTTATTGAATTACAGGATATCATTAAACCCGGCATACAAGAGCGCTTTCAACGTTTACGTAAGATGGGCGTTAAAACAGTAATGGTAACCGGTGATAATCCTTTAACAGCAAAATTCATTGCAGAAAAAGCAGGTGTGGATGATTTTATTGCAGAGGCAAAGCCTGAAGACAAAATGAATTATATCAAAAAAGAACAACAAGGTGGTAAGCTGGTTGCGATGATGGGCGATGGCACTAATGATGCGCCTGCATTGGCACAAGCTGATGTTGGCGTTGCGATGAACAGCGGAACACAAGCAGCAAAAGAAGCAGGCAACATGGTTGACCTGGATAATGATCCAACTAAATTGATCGAGATCGTTGAAATAGGAAAACAATTATTAATGACAAGAGGAACATTAACTACTTTCTCCATTGCCAATGATGTGGCAAAATATTTCGCAATTGTTCCTGCATTGTTCATTGTTTCTATTCCGAGTTTACAGGCATTGAATATTATGTACTTGAAAAGTGCCGAAAGCGCTATACTATCCGCAGTAATTTTCAATGCGATCATCATTCCTATTCTTATTCCTTTAGCATTACGTGGCGTTGCGTATAGACCAATTGGCGCCAGTGCATTATTACGCAGAAATATTTTGATCTATGGTGTAGGCGGTATCATTGCGCCATTCATCGGGATCAAATTAATTGATATGGCATTAGGCCTGTTTATGTAA
- the kdpA gene encoding potassium-transporting ATPase subunit KdpA produces the protein MNTEITGIIVSFVLTVLLAYPLGKYVAKVFGGEKTFFDFMKPVERFIYRISGINPAQGMNWKEFLKAMLSINMLWFVYAFFMFLFQSHLPLNPDGNPDMTPDLSFNTAISFITNTNWQNYSGETGVTYLTQLFVITFLQFLSAATGIACLVGLFNGLKEKTTNNLGNFWHILTVTVTRILLPICIVIALLLAFNGTPASYDGKDTITTMQGYTVQVSRGPAAGMIAIKHLGTNGGGWFNANSAHPLENPNYFTNMLEIIAQTLIPIAMIFALGFYLKRKKFAYVIFGVMTVGLLCLVIPTVISEIHGNPEIAKMGIAQATGAMEGKEVRFGPAASGYWSIITTIISTGSVNGMHDSYMPVSGLMQMLGMLVNGFYGGCGVGILNYFIYIIIAVFISGLMVGRTPEFMGHKVEAREVKIAALVTLLSAFLIKGGLAIASYTLLHYGNADWAYKPSGWLNNPSYHGFSEMMYAVTSANANNGSAFAGLTGNNIFWNVLLGLIILLGRFLPIIGPIAIIGIMAKKKYVPESAGTLKVDSITFGAMTFGVIIIVTALSYFPPLVLGPIAEYFGIK, from the coding sequence ATGAATACAGAAATAACAGGTATAATCGTTTCATTCGTTCTTACTGTGCTGCTGGCATACCCGCTGGGAAAATACGTTGCAAAAGTATTTGGCGGAGAAAAAACATTTTTCGATTTTATGAAACCGGTTGAACGTTTCATTTATCGCATTTCGGGTATTAATCCTGCACAAGGAATGAATTGGAAAGAATTTTTAAAAGCTATGCTTTCCATAAATATGTTGTGGTTTGTATATGCTTTCTTCATGTTTTTGTTTCAATCACATTTGCCCTTAAATCCTGATGGAAACCCTGATATGACGCCGGATCTGAGTTTCAATACTGCTATCAGTTTCATTACAAATACAAACTGGCAAAATTATTCCGGAGAAACAGGGGTTACTTATTTAACGCAATTGTTTGTAATTACTTTCTTACAATTTTTAAGCGCTGCGACAGGCATCGCCTGTTTAGTAGGTTTGTTTAATGGGTTAAAAGAAAAGACCACAAATAATCTTGGCAATTTTTGGCATATTCTAACAGTTACCGTTACAAGAATATTATTACCCATTTGTATTGTAATTGCTCTATTGCTTGCATTTAATGGTACGCCTGCAAGCTATGATGGTAAAGATACCATTACAACAATGCAAGGTTATACAGTGCAAGTATCCCGCGGACCTGCTGCCGGTATGATCGCTATTAAACATTTAGGAACTAATGGTGGTGGCTGGTTCAACGCCAACTCTGCTCATCCATTAGAGAATCCCAATTACTTTACTAATATGTTGGAAATTATTGCACAGACACTCATACCCATTGCAATGATCTTCGCACTGGGCTTTTATCTTAAACGTAAAAAATTTGCGTATGTAATTTTTGGAGTGATGACAGTAGGCTTGTTATGCCTGGTAATACCTACAGTTATTTCTGAAATACACGGCAATCCTGAAATTGCTAAAATGGGCATTGCACAAGCGACTGGTGCTATGGAAGGTAAAGAAGTACGATTTGGTCCAGCTGCATCCGGCTACTGGAGCATTATTACAACAATTATTTCTACTGGCTCAGTAAACGGTATGCATGATAGTTATATGCCAGTATCGGGATTGATGCAAATGCTTGGTATGCTCGTGAATGGCTTTTATGGTGGTTGCGGAGTTGGCATACTTAATTATTTCATCTATATCATTATTGCAGTATTTATATCAGGGTTGATGGTTGGACGAACTCCTGAATTCATGGGGCATAAAGTAGAAGCCCGTGAAGTAAAAATTGCAGCGCTAGTCACTTTGTTATCTGCTTTTCTTATTAAAGGAGGCTTAGCTATTGCTTCTTATACTTTGCTTCATTATGGCAATGCTGATTGGGCATATAAACCTTCAGGGTGGCTTAACAACCCAAGCTACCATGGATTTTCGGAAATGATGTATGCGGTCACCTCTGCCAATGCCAATAACGGTAGTGCTTTTGCCGGGCTTACCGGTAACAATATTTTCTGGAATGTTTTGCTCGGCTTAATAATACTATTAGGAAGATTTCTTCCAATCATTGGCCCAATAGCAATTATTGGAATAATGGCTAAGAAAAAATATGTTCCCGAATCTGCGGGTACACTAAAAGTAGATTCTATCACTTTTGGAGCAATGACGTTTGGTGTAATTATTATTGTTACCGCCTTGTCTTATTTCCCTCCGTTGGTACTAGGTCCGATAGCAGAATATTTTGGAATAAAATAG
- the kdpF gene encoding K(+)-transporting ATPase subunit F encodes MFIALFILSIVVFIYLLYVLIRPEKF; translated from the coding sequence ATGTTTATAGCACTTTTTATTCTTTCCATTGTGGTGTTTATATACCTCTTGTATGTTTTAATACGCCCTGAAAAGTTTTAA